In Parasegetibacter sp. NRK P23, a single genomic region encodes these proteins:
- a CDS encoding YihY/virulence factor BrkB family protein, translated as MKFVSSTIQILRNTFRELVSNDPLRMAGATAFFTTFALPPILIIIIQLLGSIFGKKSIGGQLFRQLDQMLGQESALQILETLRAFRSLAENPFITIGGFIFLLFVATTLFRVIKNSINQIWKVKVGKKKVLQTLTSRLKSVGVIVSAGLLLFIGVIAEAANVFLAGYLEKLLPQMAVYFNSVLSYFISIIIVTVWFVLVFHFLPDGRAPLRTTIVGGIVTSIAFNIGKLILRWLLNYSNISTIFGTSSAIVLILLFVFYTALIFYFGAAFTKIWGEFSGRPVKPLPHAVKYRLTETDINTN; from the coding sequence TATGGCTGGCGCCACGGCGTTCTTCACCACCTTCGCCCTTCCTCCCATCCTGATCATCATCATCCAGTTACTCGGATCCATCTTCGGAAAAAAGTCTATTGGCGGACAGCTTTTCCGGCAACTCGACCAGATGCTGGGGCAGGAAAGCGCCTTGCAAATACTGGAAACCCTGCGCGCATTCAGGAGCCTGGCGGAAAACCCTTTCATCACCATCGGGGGATTTATATTCCTTCTATTCGTGGCCACCACCCTCTTCAGGGTCATAAAAAACTCCATCAACCAGATCTGGAAGGTAAAAGTCGGGAAGAAGAAAGTATTACAAACACTGACCTCCAGGCTGAAGTCGGTAGGCGTGATCGTGTCCGCCGGACTACTGCTGTTCATCGGTGTGATCGCTGAGGCCGCGAATGTTTTTTTGGCCGGTTACCTGGAAAAACTGCTTCCGCAGATGGCGGTATATTTCAACAGTGTACTCAGCTATTTCATTTCCATTATCATCGTTACCGTATGGTTCGTACTGGTGTTCCATTTTTTGCCGGATGGACGGGCACCGCTTCGCACCACCATTGTGGGTGGCATTGTTACCAGCATCGCGTTCAATATCGGCAAACTGATCCTCCGCTGGTTGCTGAACTACAGTAACATCAGCACCATCTTTGGTACATCATCCGCTATTGTGCTCATTCTATTGTTCGTATTTTATACCGCGCTGATCTTCTATTTCGGCGCAGCCTTCACCAAAATATGGGGAGAATTCAGCGGCAGACCGGTGAAACCACTTCCTCACGCCGTAAAATACAGGCTTACAGAAACAGACATTAACACAAATTAA